In Lates calcarifer isolate ASB-BC8 linkage group LG4, TLL_Latcal_v3, whole genome shotgun sequence, a genomic segment contains:
- the mep1bb gene encoding meprin A subunit beta, translating to MEGRKPTSLLALQIVCLLCATTLCLPTAKVLDYDVDGGRDLDIFDINEEAGLDLVEGDIVLDERQSRNSIIGDEYRWPKTIPYYMEDDLEINAKGVILKAFEQYRLKTCIEFKPWSGEANYISIFKGGGCFSSVGNRRVGKQRLSIGRNCDRIATIEHEFLHALGFWHEQSRADRDDYVRIMWDRISEGKEHNFNTYNDTTSSSLGVPYDYGSMMHYSKNAFRNGTEPTIVTKITAFSDVIGQRMEFSDSDLLKLHRLYNCTQGSTFLDSCDFERENICGMIQGQGDKADWDRVSKAAGGPDTDYSNMGKCAGSGYFMHFSTGTANNGDTALLESRLLYPKRGYQCLQFFYYNSAGPGDTLKIFVREYNKANPNGALRFIKTIDASPQELWQLHHVSLDVTTKFRVVFQGTKVGPGPSTGGLSLDDINLSETTCPEFIWRVKNFSNVMENTPTNTAIYSPPFTSKEGYTFQMGLYPSGKEGYPGELSAYAHLVAREGDTGQKWPCPWKQMTMMLMDQHPHIQKRMSNQRSVTTDPNMKATGSDVFFWDDPRKVGVEVTDTDGSRYFRGPGAGTPVYLTHLRAKSRDFIKGGDAIFLLTMEDVSHLTVTQPLPSTTVPPVTSSSPSNVTTAPSDLCLNVQCLNDGVCVMDEGKAVCRCAVGDDWWYYGESCQYKGNAMDKTTLALASSLSVLGVMLVVTVVSVICVKKKYKKHSGDNSVVMANMHITEKL from the exons ATGGAGGGAAGAAAACCTACAAGCTTACTTGCTCTTCAAATTGTTTGCCTCCTTTGTGCCACTACCCTTTGTTTG CCCACAGCAAAAGTATTAG ACTATGACGTGGATGGCGGACGGGaccttgacatttttgacatcaaTGAAG AGGCAGGACTGGATCTTGTAGAGGGGGACATTGTGCTCGATGAG AGGCAGTCTCGGAATTCTATAATAGGGGATGAGTATAGGTGGCCAAAGACGATCCCATACTACATGGAAGATGACTTAG AGATCAATGCAAAAGGTGTGATTCTGAAGGCCTTTGAACAATATCGCCTCAAGACCTGTATTGAATTCAAGCCTTGGAGCGGAGAAGCAAactacatttccatttttaaaggTGGTGG TTGTTTCTCCTCTGTGGGAAACCGACGAGTTGGGAAGCAGAGACTGTCCATAGGGAGAAACTGTGACCGCATCGCCACCATCGAACACGAGTTCCTTCACGCCCTGGGTTTCTGGCACGAGCAGTCCAGGGCAGACCGTGATGATTACGTCAGAATCATGTGGGACCGCATCTCGGAGG GTAAAGAGCACAACTTTAACACCTACAATGACACCACCTCCAGCTCGCTGGGCGTCCCCTACGACTACGGTTCCATGATGCACTACAGCAAAAATGCCTTTCGCAACGGCACCGAGCCCACCATTGTCACCAAGATAACCGCTTTCAGTGATGTCATCGGCCAGCGCATGGAGTTCAGTGACAGCGACCTGCTCAAGCTGCACCGCCTCTACAACTGCA CCCAGGGCTCCACATTCCTGGACTCGTGTGACTTTGAAAGGGAGAACATCTGCGGTATGATCCAGGGACAAGGGGACAAGGCGGACTGGGACAGGGTTTCCAAAGCTGCTGGAGGGCCTGACACAGACTACTCCAACATGGGCAAATGCGCTG GCTCAGGATACTTCATGCACTTCAGCACTGGCACAGCCAACAATGGGGATACAGCTCTGCTTGAAAGCAGGCTCCTTTACCCCAAAAGAGGCTACCAATGTCTGCAGTTCTTCTACTACAACAGCGCCGGCCCCGGTGACACACTGAAGATCTTTGTCCGAGAGTACAACAAAGCTAACCCCAACGGAGCACTGCGCTTTATAAAGACCATAGATG CGTCTCCTCAGGAGCTGTGGCAGCTGCACCACGTGAGTCTGGACGTCACAACAAAATTCCGCGTCGTCTTTCAAGGGACAAAGGTGGGCCCTGGGCCTTCGACGGGGGGACTGTCACTGGATGACATCAACCTCTCTGAGACCACCTGCCCGGAGTTTATATGGCGTGTGAAGAACTTCAGTAATGTTATGGAAAACACCCCGACAAACACAGCTATCTACAGCCCCCCATTCACTTCTAAGGAGGGTTACACTTTCCAAATGGGGCTGTACCCCAGTGGAAAGGAAGGCTACCCTGGGGAGCTGTCAGCCTATGCTCATCTGGTGGCCCGTGAGGGAGACACGGGGCAGAAATGGCCCTGCCCCTGGAAACAGATGACCATGATGCTGATGGACCAGCACCCACACATCCAAAAGCGCATGTCGAACCAGCGCAGCGTAACCACTGACCCCAACATGAAGGCAACAG GCTCTGACGTATTCTTCTGGGATGACCCTCGCAAGGTGGGCGTTGaagtcacagacacagatgggTCCAGGTATTTCAGGGGGCCGGGCGCCGGAACTCCGGTTTATCTCACCCACCTCAGAGCCAAGAGCAGGGATTTTATCAAGGGAGGAGACGCCATCTTTCTACTAACAATGGAGG ATGTGTCTCATCTGACCGTGACCCAGCCTCTGCCCTCCACAACCGTACCACctgtcacctcctcctcaccctctaaTGTCACCACTgcaccctctgacctctgcctcAACGTGCAGTGTCTGAATGATGGGGTCTGTGTGATGGATGAAGGGAAAGCCGTTTGCAG GTGTGCGGTAGGTGATGACTGGTGGTACTACGGGGAGAGCTGTCAGTACAAGGGCAACGCCATGGATAAAACCACCCTCGCGCTCGCCTCCTCGCTGTCTGTACTGGGAGTCATGCTGGTGGTTACAGTGGTCAGTGTCATCTGTGTGAAGAAAAAGTATAAGAAACACAGCGGTGACAACAGTGTCGTCATGGCAAACATGCATATCACAGAGAAACTGTAG